A stretch of DNA from Paracoccus methylovorus:
TCGACGCGCGCGCGCCGCAACTGGACGCCGAACCGCTGACCGAGATCGACGTGGCGAAAAAGCTGGAGGAACTGCGGCGCGCCCGCGGCATTCTGGATATCAGCTTCGACACCATCTCGGCCACCGGGCCACATGCCGCGATCCCACATTATCATGTCAGCGAGGCAAGCAACCTGCGCATCCTGCCCGACCATGTCCTGTTGGTGGATTCGGGGGGGCAATACGGCAATGGCACCACCGACATCACCCGCACCATGCCGATGGGGCCTTGCGACAGCGCGGTGCGGCGGCCCTATACCCGGGTGCTTCAAGGCATGATCGCGCTGTCGCAGGTGCAGTTCCCGCGCGGCCTTGCCGGCTGTCATCTGGACGCACTGGCGCGCGCGCCGCTGTGGTCCGAGGGCATGGATTACGATCATGGCACCGGACATGGCGTGGGCGCGGGCCTGTCGGTTCATGAAGGCCCCGTGCGGATTTCCCGCATCTCGGAGATCGCCTTGCAGCCCGGCATGATCCTGTCGAACGAGCCCGGCTATTACCGCGAGGGCGAGTTCGGCATCCGCATCGAGAACCTGATCGTGGTCGAGGCCAAGGGCAGTCCCGACGGGCGCGAGATGCTGGGCTTTGGCACGCTGACGCTGGCCCCGATCGACCGCCGGCTGATCCAGCCCGGCTTGCTGACGCCCGCCGAGATCGCCTGGCTGGACGCCTATCACCAGCGGGTCTGGGACGAGATCTCGCCGCTGGTCGAAGGCGAGGCGCGCGATTGGCTGTTCCTGGCGACGCGGCCCCTGGAAGGCTAGCGCCTGAAACCGTGCGGTCGTGCCGGAGGGCACGGTCGCATGGGTATTTGGGCAACGAAGAAATCGAAAGCTCGGGACGCCCGGAGGTGGCCGGGCGGGTGGGTTCGGTCCTTGGTTATTCTTGGGGGTGGCGGCGGCGCCACGCCAGCGAACTGAGAAACGCCATGCCGATGAAACAGGCACCCAAGAGACCCGTGACAACCTCGGGGATGGGGCGCAGCGTCTGCACGAACATCAGGACCGACAGCACGAAGATCGACCAGAAGGCGCCGTGCTCGAGATAGCGGAAGGCGGCGAGCGTGCCGCGCTCGACCAGCATCACGGTCATGGAGCGGACATACATGGCGCCGATGCCAAGGCCGATGGCGATCAGGAACAGGTTCTGGGTCAGGGCGAATGCCCCGATCACCCCGTCGAAGCTGAATGATGCGTCCAGCACTTCGAGATAGAGAAAGGCGCCGAAGCCGCCGCGCGCCATATCGGCGTGGCTGGGCTGCCCTCCCCAGCGATCCAGCACATGGCCGAGCATATCCACCAAGAGATAGGTGATGACCCCCCAGATCGCGGCGATGATAAAGGTATGTTCCTTTTCCATCGGCAATTGTCCCACGATCACCAACATGCAGATCAGCACGAAGCCGACCTCCATGCCGCGGATCTCGCCCAGCTTGCGCAAGGCGGCCTCGACCCCCTTGATCCAGTCCACGTCCTTGGCCTCGTCAAAGAAATAATTCAGCGCCACCAGCATCAGGAACGATCCGCCGAAAGCGGCGATGGGCAGATGCGCTTCGTGGATGATGCGCGAGTATTCCTGTGGCTGGGTTGCGGCCAGACGTATGGCCTCCCACGGGGCGAGATGGGCGGCGATAACGACGACCATCAGCGGAAAGATCACCCGCATGCCGAAGACCGCGATCAGGATGCCCCAGGTCAGAAAACGGCGCTGCCATTTCGGCGTCATCTGCTTGAGCTTGTTGGCATTGACGATGGCATTGTCGAAGGAAAGCGAGATTTCCAGCACCGCAAGGATGGCGGCGATCAGGAAAAAGGCCAGCGCCCCTGCCCCGGTGCCGCTGTATTCCCAGCCCAGAAAAGCGGCAAGCGCCAGCCCCATTCCGGTAGTGATGAAGGGCCAGGTCATGTAGCTGAAGGTGGATCTCATATCGTTCCCTTCCTGCGGCGCGTGCCTTTCGGTCTTAGGCCCTGCCGGAATGCCCGGCAAGGCGGGGGTTTTCCAGCGCCCCCCTTGGGCAGGAGGTTTGCGAAACCTTCAGGCCCGGACCAACACGGCCAGATCGGCGACATTGGTGCCCGTGGCACCGGTCACCACCAGCGCGCTGCCCGCCGCCAGCGCCGGAGTGGAATCGTTTCTCGCCAAAGCCGCCACTGGGTCGATACCGCCTGCACGAATCGCATCCGGAGTGCCGGGGCCAACCAGCCCGCCCGCCGCCTCGCCCGGACCATCGCGCCCATCGCTGCCGACAGCGGCAAAAGCCCAGTCGAAAGCCACCGGCTGCGCCTCGGCCAGCAGCGCCAGACGCAGCGCCAGTTCCTGATTGCGACCGCCCATGCCATCGCCGGTCAGTTTCACCGTCGTCTCACCGCCAAAGGCCAGCGCCTGACCGGGCTGCAGGTCGGCAGCCAGTGCCCAGATCGCTTCGGCGCAGTCCTGCACGTCGCCCTCCAGCGGGATCGGCGCGGGATCGGCCCCGTCCGCAACCATGGCGACGACCGAGATCGCGTTGGAACCGACGAGAATGTTTTTCGTCTTTGGCAAGGCCCGGTCATCTTCGGGACGCGTCAGTGCCGAGCGCGCCGCATCCGGCATCTTGTCCCAGATACCCAGCGATTTTGCCAGTTCGGCCGCCTGCGCCCGCGTGCTGACCGGCGCCACCGTGGGCCCCGAGGCGATCACGCGCAGGTCGTCTCCGGGCACGTCGGACAAGATCAGCGCCGCAACCGGTGCCCGCGACAGGCGCAGCCAGCCGCCGCCCTTGAGCTGCGACAGCCCTTGCCGGATCAGGTTCACCTGCGAAATATCCGCGCCCGAGGCCAGAAGCAGCCGGTTCACCGCCTGTTTGTCGGCGAGGTCCATACCTTCGGCCGGGGCTGGCAACATGGCCGAGCCGCCGCCCGAAATCAGCGCCAGAACCCGGTCCGGCGGTCCGGCGGCGGTAAGCCGGGCGATCACCTCGCGCGCAGCGGTCGCGCCCTCTTCATCAGGCTGGGGATGGCCCGCGCGCATCACCTGCGCCCCTGCCAGGGGCGCATCATTCCCGGCATTGGTCACCACCAGCGCCTCGGCATCAGGCAGGGCGGCCAGCGCCGCCTTGGCCATGGCGCGGGCAGCCTTGCCAAGCGCAATGATCTGCCAGCGCCCACCCTGCCCCGGCGGATCGGCCAGCACCTCGGCCATGCCGCGCGCCACCGCCGCACCCGGATCGGCGGCACCGATGCCCACGCGGATCAGCGCCATGGCGCGATCAGCCGGCGACATCAGTTCACCCGGTCGGGCAACGCATGGCCCTCGGCAAAGGCGATCAGGTTGTTCATTGCCCGCATGGCCATGGCGGTGCGCACCTCTTCTGCGGCAGTGCCCAGATGGGGCAACAGGGTTACGTTCTCCATGGCGCAAAGCTCGGGCGCCACCTTCGGCTCGAATTCATAGACGTCCAGGCCTGCCCCCGCGATCCGTCCCCGAGCCAGCGCCTCGACCAATGCCGCCTCTTCGACTACGTCGCCCCGGGCGATATTGACCAGATATGAACGCGGCCCCAGCCGCTCCAGCTCACGCGCACCGATCATGTGCCGGGTCTCGGCCCCGCCGGGTACGGCAACGACGACGAAATCCGACTGCACCAGCAACTCGTCCAGATCAGCGACCTGCCGAGCCGGGAAATCCAGCGATGAAACCACCGAGCGGTTATGGAACAGCACGTCCATGCCAAAGCCATAATGGCAGCGCCGGGCAATGGCCTTGCCGATGCGGCCCATGCCGATGATGCCGACAGTACAGCCCGCGACATGGCGGCCCAGCAGTTGCGTCGGTTCCCATCCGTTCCACTCGCCGCGGCGCAAAAGCCGCTCTCCCTCGCCCGCGCGGCGGGCGGTCATCAAGATCAGGGTCAGGGCAATATCGGCGGTTGCCTCGGTCACGGCGTCCGGCGTGTTGGTCACGGCCACGCCCGCCGCCGCCGCCGCCGCCACGTCAATATGGTTGTAGCCCGCGCCAAAATTGGCCAGCAGCTTGCAACGTGGCTGGCCGTCAAACGCTTCGGCGGTGAACCGGTCGCCCAGCGTCGGCAGGATCGCGTCGTAGTCGGCCAAGGCCTGCGCGGCTTCTTCGACGCTGAGCCCGTCCTTGCGATCCAGTATCTCGGTCTCGAACCGGGCCGACAGCGCATGTTCCGCCGCCTGCGTCATGCGGCGCGTCACCAAAAGCTTCATCAATACATCCTCCCCCCGACGGGCACCTCATGGCCGGGACCGATCAGCACGACCTCTCCCTCTGCGTCCGGCAGGCCCAGCACCAGAACCTCGGACATGAAAGGGCCGATCTGGCGCGGCGGGAAATTCACCACCGCCAGCACCTGCCGGCCGATCAACTCGTCAGGCACATAATGCCGGGTGATCTGGGCCGAGCTTTTGCGCTCGCCGATCTCGGGTCCGAAATCCAGCCACAGCTTGAACGCCGGACGCCGCGCCTGCGGGAAGGGCTCGGCGCGCGTAATGCGGCCCACCCGGATATCGACCTTCTCGAAATCCGCCCAAGAAATCTGCCCCCTCATCGTCCCAGCTCCCGCCCCCGTTCTGCGGCGGCGGCGATGGTGCGACGCATCAGGGGCGGCAACCCGCCATGCGGATCCATCAGGATCTTCAGCCCCGCCGCCGTGGTGCCGCCGGGCGAGGTCACGGCCTCGCGCAACTTCGCCGGGTCCTCATCCGCATGCACGGCCAGCGCGCCGGCGCCGGCCACGGTGGCCCGCGCCAATTCCAGCGCCAGCGCCGGCGACAAGCCCTCGGCCTCGCCAGCCGCCGCCATGGCCTCGATCATGTGAAAGACATAGGCAGGCCCCGATCCAGACAAGGCGGTCA
This window harbors:
- a CDS encoding 2-hydroxyacid dehydrogenase, whose amino-acid sequence is MKLLVTRRMTQAAEHALSARFETEILDRKDGLSVEEAAQALADYDAILPTLGDRFTAEAFDGQPRCKLLANFGAGYNHIDVAAAAAAGVAVTNTPDAVTEATADIALTLILMTARRAGEGERLLRRGEWNGWEPTQLLGRHVAGCTVGIIGMGRIGKAIARRCHYGFGMDVLFHNRSVVSSLDFPARQVADLDELLVQSDFVVVAVPGGAETRHMIGARELERLGPRSYLVNIARGDVVEEAALVEALARGRIAGAGLDVYEFEPKVAPELCAMENVTLLPHLGTAAEEVRTAMAMRAMNNLIAFAEGHALPDRVN
- a CDS encoding glycerate kinase type-2 family protein; this translates as MSPADRAMALIRVGIGAADPGAAVARGMAEVLADPPGQGGRWQIIALGKAARAMAKAALAALPDAEALVVTNAGNDAPLAGAQVMRAGHPQPDEEGATAAREVIARLTAAGPPDRVLALISGGGSAMLPAPAEGMDLADKQAVNRLLLASGADISQVNLIRQGLSQLKGGGWLRLSRAPVAALILSDVPGDDLRVIASGPTVAPVSTRAQAAELAKSLGIWDKMPDAARSALTRPEDDRALPKTKNILVGSNAISVVAMVADGADPAPIPLEGDVQDCAEAIWALAADLQPGQALAFGGETTVKLTGDGMGGRNQELALRLALLAEAQPVAFDWAFAAVGSDGRDGPGEAAGGLVGPGTPDAIRAGGIDPVAALARNDSTPALAAGSALVVTGATGTNVADLAVLVRA
- a CDS encoding tRNA-binding protein; the encoded protein is MRGQISWADFEKVDIRVGRITRAEPFPQARRPAFKLWLDFGPEIGERKSSAQITRHYVPDELIGRQVLAVVNFPPRQIGPFMSEVLVLGLPDAEGEVVLIGPGHEVPVGGRMY
- a CDS encoding DUF475 domain-containing protein, with the protein product MRSTFSYMTWPFITTGMGLALAAFLGWEYSGTGAGALAFFLIAAILAVLEISLSFDNAIVNANKLKQMTPKWQRRFLTWGILIAVFGMRVIFPLMVVVIAAHLAPWEAIRLAATQPQEYSRIIHEAHLPIAAFGGSFLMLVALNYFFDEAKDVDWIKGVEAALRKLGEIRGMEVGFVLICMLVIVGQLPMEKEHTFIIAAIWGVITYLLVDMLGHVLDRWGGQPSHADMARGGFGAFLYLEVLDASFSFDGVIGAFALTQNLFLIAIGLGIGAMYVRSMTVMLVERGTLAAFRYLEHGAFWSIFVLSVLMFVQTLRPIPEVVTGLLGACFIGMAFLSSLAWRRRHPQE